Proteins encoded by one window of Martelella endophytica:
- a CDS encoding electron transfer flavoprotein subunit alpha/FixB family protein, translating into MTILLLAEHDGATISDQTAKAATAASRIGSDIHVLVTGSGVSAAAESAAKIAGVAKVLVADDASLAEDRAEPLSATILALADGYDVIMAAATSTGKNVLPRVAALCDVMQISEITEVIAPDTFKRPTYAGNAIETVKSHDAKKVITVRTASFEAAAMTGSAPVEAVSAAAEPGLSTFVKNEIAKSERPELTSAKIIISGGRALGSSEKFREVILPVADKLGAAVGASRAAVDAGYAPNDWQVGQTGKVVAPDLYIACGISGAIQHLAGMKDSKVIVAINKDEEAPIFQVADYGLVGDLFEILPELEKAL; encoded by the coding sequence ATGACCATTCTTCTTCTCGCCGAACATGACGGCGCCACCATCTCCGACCAGACCGCCAAGGCCGCGACCGCCGCCTCCCGGATCGGCAGCGACATTCATGTGCTCGTCACCGGCAGCGGCGTTTCCGCTGCCGCCGAAAGTGCCGCAAAGATCGCCGGTGTTGCCAAGGTGCTTGTTGCCGATGACGCTAGCCTTGCCGAAGACCGCGCCGAGCCGCTTTCCGCCACCATCCTGGCGCTCGCCGATGGCTATGACGTGATCATGGCGGCGGCCACCTCGACCGGCAAGAACGTGCTGCCGCGCGTTGCCGCCCTTTGCGACGTGATGCAGATTTCCGAAATCACCGAGGTGATCGCGCCGGACACCTTCAAGCGCCCGACCTATGCCGGCAACGCCATCGAGACGGTGAAATCGCACGACGCCAAGAAGGTGATCACAGTGCGCACCGCAAGCTTCGAGGCCGCCGCGATGACCGGCAGCGCCCCGGTGGAAGCCGTTTCCGCCGCTGCCGAACCGGGCCTTTCGACCTTCGTCAAGAACGAGATCGCCAAGTCCGAGCGTCCCGAACTGACGTCGGCCAAGATCATCATCTCCGGCGGCCGCGCGCTCGGCTCGTCTGAGAAATTCCGTGAGGTAATCCTGCCCGTTGCCGACAAGCTTGGCGCTGCCGTCGGCGCCTCGCGTGCCGCCGTCGATGCCGGCTACGCGCCGAACGACTGGCAGGTCGGCCAGACCGGCAAGGTTGTCGCCCCAGACCTCTACATTGCCTGCGGCATTTCCGGCGCCATCCAGCATCTGGCCGGCATGAAGGATTCCAAGGTGATCGTCGCGATCAACAAGGACGAGGAGGCACCGATCTTCCAGGTGGCCGATTACGGCCTCGTCGGCGACCTGTTCGAGATCCTGCCGGAGCTTGAAAAGGCGCTTTGA
- a CDS encoding electron transfer flavoprotein subunit beta/FixA family protein, which translates to MKVLVPVKRVVDYNVKIRVKPDGTGVELANVKMSMNPFDEIAVEEALRLKEAGIASEVVAVSIGPAKAEETIRTALAMGADRGILIEAEGTVEPLAVAKLLKKVAEEEEPGLVILGKQAIDDDSNQTGQMLSALLGWGQATYASKLEIGDGLATVTREIDGGLQTITVKLPAIVTTDLRLNEPRYASLPNIMKAKKKPVDKKTPADYGVDTARRLDVLKTEEPEARKAGIKVSSAAELVDKLKNEAGVL; encoded by the coding sequence ATGAAGGTTCTGGTCCCGGTCAAACGGGTTGTCGACTACAACGTCAAGATTCGCGTCAAGCCGGATGGCACCGGTGTGGAGCTCGCGAATGTGAAGATGTCGATGAATCCCTTCGACGAGATCGCCGTTGAAGAGGCGCTGCGACTGAAGGAAGCGGGCATCGCTTCCGAGGTTGTCGCCGTTTCCATCGGCCCGGCCAAGGCCGAGGAGACCATCCGCACCGCGCTCGCCATGGGCGCCGACCGCGGCATCCTGATCGAGGCCGAAGGCACCGTCGAGCCGCTCGCCGTCGCCAAGCTTCTGAAGAAGGTTGCTGAAGAGGAAGAACCTGGCCTCGTCATTCTCGGCAAGCAGGCGATCGACGACGATAGCAACCAGACCGGGCAGATGCTTTCAGCCCTTCTCGGCTGGGGCCAGGCCACCTATGCCTCGAAGCTCGAGATCGGCGATGGCCTTGCCACTGTCACCCGGGAGATCGACGGCGGGCTGCAGACCATCACCGTCAAGCTGCCGGCGATCGTCACCACGGATCTGCGCCTCAACGAGCCGCGCTATGCCTCGCTGCCGAACATCATGAAGGCGAAAAAGAAGCCGGTCGACAAGAAGACGCCCGCCGATTACGGCGTCGATACCGCCCGCCGGCTGGACGTGCTGAAGACCGAGGAGCCGGAAGCCCGCAAGGCCGGCATCAAGGTTTCATCCGCCGCCGAACTGGTGGACAAGCTGAAAAACGAAGCCGGCGTGCTGTAA
- a CDS encoding cob(I)yrinic acid a,c-diamide adenosyltransferase — protein sequence MVKLNKIYTRTGDDGTTGLAAGPRRKKSDLRLAAIGDVDETNAALGLVRLATTDGLAGAIERIQNDLFDLGADLATPETGENLGYQPLRIVSAQVTWIEGEIDRLNGKLAPLNSFILPGGSPLATHLHMARTICRRAERAMVALGEREAVSTPALSYINRLSDFLFVAARHANDNGAADILWVPGKNR from the coding sequence ATGGTCAAACTGAACAAGATCTATACCCGCACCGGCGACGACGGGACGACCGGGCTCGCCGCCGGCCCCCGCCGCAAGAAATCCGATCTGAGGCTTGCCGCCATCGGCGATGTCGACGAGACCAATGCAGCGCTCGGGCTGGTACGGCTTGCAACGACCGATGGCCTCGCCGGCGCCATCGAGCGCATCCAGAACGACCTCTTCGACCTCGGCGCCGATCTCGCCACGCCGGAGACCGGCGAGAACCTTGGCTACCAGCCGCTGCGCATCGTTAGCGCCCAGGTCACATGGATCGAAGGGGAGATCGACCGGCTGAACGGGAAGCTCGCACCGCTCAACTCCTTCATCCTGCCCGGCGGCAGTCCGCTCGCCACACATCTTCACATGGCCCGCACCATCTGCCGCCGCGCCGAGCGCGCCATGGTGGCGCTCGGCGAACGCGAGGCCGTCAGCACGCCGGCGCTTTCCTATATCAACCGGCTCTCCGATTTCCTGTTCGTCGCGGCCCGTCACGCCAATGACAACGGCGCGGCGGACATTCTCTGGGTGCCCGGCAAGAACCGATGA
- a CDS encoding twin transmembrane helix small protein yields MSTFLTFVTVIVMLLVVFFLGRGLVNMMLGGNPRFSNKMMQARIAFQALAIILIMLTLWLAQSGH; encoded by the coding sequence ATGTCGACATTTCTGACATTCGTGACCGTCATCGTCATGCTGCTGGTCGTGTTCTTCCTCGGCCGCGGCCTCGTCAACATGATGCTCGGCGGCAATCCGCGCTTTTCCAACAAGATGATGCAGGCCCGCATCGCCTTCCAGGCACTCGCCATCATCCTCATCATGCTGACGCTGTGGCTTGCCCAATCCGGACATTGA
- a CDS encoding SDR family oxidoreductase: MEKKSTIIVTGCSSGIGAYCARALAQNGWRVFATARRPEDIAALEANGLEAFYMDYTDTTSITALVEAVRARTGGGLDAVFNNGAYGQTGAVEDVSTDVLRAQFEANVFGVHELTRQVVPIMRAQRHGRIVQCSSILGLLPYRFRGPYSASKYALEALSLTLRMELEGSGIFVSLIEPGPIASKFTANALKHIRANIDIEGSVHAEDYRRQLARLDGSGPPNRHKLEPDVVYAVLTRALTEKRPRPHYPVTTPAKQGMILKRLMPADWFYRLMGRMS, from the coding sequence TTGGAAAAGAAATCCACGATAATCGTCACCGGCTGTTCGAGCGGCATCGGCGCCTACTGCGCCCGCGCGCTCGCCCAGAATGGCTGGCGGGTATTCGCCACCGCCAGGCGGCCGGAGGATATCGCGGCGCTTGAGGCCAATGGCCTTGAGGCCTTCTACATGGATTATACCGACACCACCTCGATTACCGCCCTTGTCGAGGCCGTCAGGGCGCGGACCGGCGGTGGCCTTGACGCGGTGTTCAACAACGGCGCGTACGGCCAGACCGGCGCCGTCGAGGACGTCTCCACCGATGTGCTACGCGCCCAGTTCGAAGCCAATGTCTTCGGCGTTCACGAGCTGACGCGTCAGGTGGTTCCGATCATGCGGGCTCAGCGCCATGGCCGCATCGTCCAGTGCTCCTCGATCCTCGGCCTGCTGCCCTATCGTTTTCGCGGCCCCTATTCAGCCTCCAAATACGCGCTCGAAGCGCTGTCGCTGACGCTGCGCATGGAACTCGAAGGCAGCGGCATCTTCGTCAGCCTGATCGAGCCGGGACCGATCGCCTCGAAATTCACCGCCAATGCGCTGAAGCACATCCGCGCCAATATCGACATCGAAGGCTCGGTCCATGCCGAGGATTATCGCCGCCAGCTCGCCCGGCTCGACGGTTCCGGGCCGCCGAACCGCCACAAGCTCGAACCCGATGTCGTCTATGCCGTTCTGACAAGAGCACTGACAGAAAAGCGGCCGCGCCCGCACTACCCTGTCACCACGCCGGCCAAACAGGGCATGATCCTGAAGCGGCTGATGCCGGCCGACTGGTTCTATCGCCTGATGGGCCGGATGAGCTGA
- a CDS encoding YihY/virulence factor BrkB family protein, whose amino-acid sequence MKKPIRTTLRVAYDALYHFSEDDGWAMASHVALSTLLALFPFLIFGTTLAGFLGADQFAEVAINFIVGAWPQEIAEPVANQIRQVLTVPRGGLLTVSVMAAAYFASNGVEAVRLSLNRAYRVEENRSWWWLRIRSLGFVLLASIIFAFLSIMFVAVPIALHFAERWFPWLTAALQQLSKLRLLGTFLLLLVGLTIAHLYLAAGKRRLVDVLPGVILTLIVWSIFASGFAYYLGTFAQYSATYAGLATPMILLVFLYSIGVILLLGAEVNAGLLKYKVIKHAPWSRHRGRKAHISDAAKDPNVRN is encoded by the coding sequence ATGAAAAAGCCGATCCGGACAACCCTGCGTGTGGCCTATGATGCGCTTTACCATTTCAGCGAGGATGACGGCTGGGCGATGGCAAGTCATGTGGCGCTGTCGACGCTGCTGGCGCTGTTTCCATTCCTGATCTTCGGCACCACGCTTGCCGGCTTTCTCGGCGCCGACCAGTTCGCCGAAGTCGCCATCAACTTCATCGTCGGCGCCTGGCCCCAGGAGATTGCCGAACCAGTGGCAAACCAGATCCGACAGGTGCTGACCGTGCCGCGCGGCGGGCTGCTGACGGTCTCGGTCATGGCGGCGGCCTACTTCGCCTCGAACGGCGTGGAGGCCGTGCGGCTTTCGCTTAACCGGGCCTACCGGGTGGAGGAAAACCGCAGTTGGTGGTGGCTTCGCATCCGCAGCCTCGGCTTTGTCCTGCTGGCCTCGATCATCTTCGCCTTTCTCAGCATCATGTTCGTGGCCGTGCCGATCGCTCTGCATTTCGCCGAACGCTGGTTCCCATGGCTGACGGCCGCGTTGCAGCAGCTTTCCAAGCTCAGGCTGCTGGGCACTTTCCTGCTGCTGCTTGTCGGGCTGACCATCGCCCATCTCTACCTCGCTGCCGGCAAGCGCCGGCTTGTCGATGTGCTGCCGGGCGTGATCCTGACGCTCATCGTCTGGTCGATCTTCGCCTCGGGCTTTGCCTATTACCTCGGCACCTTCGCGCAATATAGCGCCACTTATGCCGGCCTTGCGACACCGATGATCCTGCTGGTCTTCCTCTATTCGATCGGCGTGATCCTGCTTCTCGGCGCTGAAGTGAATGCCGGGCTCCTGAAGTACAAGGTGATCAAGCATGCGCCCTGGAGCCGCCACCGCGGCCGCAAGGCGCATATCTCAGATGCCGCAAAGGACCCGAATGTCCGCAACTGA
- the gluQRS gene encoding tRNA glutamyl-Q(34) synthetase GluQRS, which translates to MSETSGRPTFRFAPSPNGLLHLGHALSAFENRRRADAMGGRLLLRMEDIDRARCTPENEAAAIEDLAWLGIGFDGPVFRQSEHFAEYQAALDRLVAEGLAYPAFMTRGTVRQMVADHEAAGARWPRDPDGAPLYPARDRARPADERRALMAAGHRHAWRLDMAAALARIGAPLSWQEGTGDRTVEIAASPADWGDVVLSRSDAPSSYHLSVVVDDAAQGITHVVRGRDLYHATAVHRVLQVLLGLPQPLYHHHRLLLGPDGRKLSKSNNDTALRQLRAEGRSVADIRVLCGI; encoded by the coding sequence ATGTCTGAAACTTCCGGGCGACCCACTTTCCGCTTCGCGCCGAGCCCGAACGGCCTGCTTCATCTCGGCCATGCGCTCTCGGCCTTCGAGAACCGCCGGCGCGCGGATGCCATGGGTGGCCGGCTGCTGCTGCGCATGGAGGATATCGACAGGGCCCGCTGCACGCCGGAAAACGAGGCCGCGGCCATTGAGGATCTCGCCTGGCTCGGCATCGGCTTCGACGGCCCGGTGTTTCGCCAGTCGGAGCACTTTGCCGAATACCAGGCCGCGCTCGACCGGCTGGTTGCAGAAGGCCTCGCCTACCCCGCCTTCATGACCCGCGGCACCGTTCGCCAGATGGTGGCGGATCACGAGGCGGCGGGCGCGCGCTGGCCGCGCGATCCGGACGGTGCGCCGCTTTATCCGGCGCGCGATCGAGCACGGCCCGCAGACGAGCGGCGGGCGCTGATGGCCGCCGGCCATCGCCACGCATGGCGCCTCGACATGGCGGCGGCGCTCGCGCGCATCGGTGCGCCGCTTTCCTGGCAGGAGGGGACCGGGGACCGCACAGTGGAGATTGCAGCTTCGCCGGCAGATTGGGGGGACGTCGTGCTGTCGCGCTCCGATGCGCCCTCGAGCTACCATCTCTCGGTGGTCGTCGACGATGCCGCGCAGGGCATCACCCATGTCGTGCGCGGGCGCGATCTTTATCACGCCACCGCCGTCCACCGCGTGTTGCAGGTGCTTCTCGGCCTACCGCAACCGCTCTACCACCATCACCGCCTGCTTCTGGGCCCGGATGGCCGCAAGCTGTCAAAATCGAACAACGATACGGCGCTCAGGCAATTGCGCGCCGAAGGCCGCTCAGTTGCGGACATTCGGGTCCTTTGCGGCATCTGA
- a CDS encoding DNA-3-methyladenine glycosylase family protein — MQRMCNADDLKIATEALLRQAPDLAAIATACGPPPLRLMPAGFAGLAEVVAGQLISKQAAAAIYARLEQEARPISPQTYLALSPETHAAIGLTRAKQAALAGIAEAILSGELDLAALGTMDSAEATRALTRYRGIGVWTAEVYLMFCEGHADIFPAGDLALRAAAAHAFAMEKRPEIAALRARAETWRPWRSVAARLLWAYYANVMKRNVLPVG, encoded by the coding sequence ATGCAGCGCATGTGCAACGCCGATGACCTCAAAATCGCGACGGAAGCCCTGCTTCGGCAGGCGCCCGATCTTGCCGCAATCGCGACGGCGTGCGGCCCGCCGCCGCTGAGGCTGATGCCGGCGGGCTTTGCCGGCCTTGCCGAGGTGGTCGCTGGCCAACTCATTTCAAAGCAGGCCGCGGCGGCAATCTATGCGCGGCTTGAACAGGAGGCCCGGCCGATTTCGCCACAGACCTATCTGGCGCTTTCCCCGGAGACGCATGCCGCAATCGGCCTGACGCGCGCCAAGCAGGCGGCCCTTGCCGGCATAGCCGAGGCGATCCTTTCCGGTGAGCTTGATCTCGCCGCACTCGGCACGATGGACAGCGCCGAAGCGACAAGGGCCCTGACCCGCTATCGCGGCATCGGCGTCTGGACGGCGGAAGTCTATCTGATGTTCTGCGAAGGTCACGCGGATATATTTCCAGCGGGCGATCTTGCTTTGCGCGCTGCCGCCGCCCATGCCTTCGCCATGGAGAAAAGGCCGGAGATTGCCGCGCTCAGGGCGCGCGCCGAGACCTGGCGGCCGTGGCGTTCGGTCGCCGCGCGGCTGCTCTGGGCCTATTATGCGAATGTGATGAAGCGGAATGTTCTGCCCGTCGGCTGA
- a CDS encoding HNH endonuclease, whose amino-acid sequence MTIAVSPQALPALVLNADFRPLSYYPLSLWSWQDAIKAVFLDRVNIIAEYDQAVSSPSFSMRLPSVVCLKTYIKPSRNPAFTRFNVFLRDRFQCQYCGTREELTFDHVIPRCKGGETTWDNVVAACSPCNLKKGSKLPRQAGMIPFQKPYQPTVQDLHNNGRLFPPNYLHESWLDYLYWDSELEP is encoded by the coding sequence TTGACGATTGCAGTCTCGCCTCAGGCCTTGCCGGCGCTCGTGCTGAATGCCGACTTTCGGCCCCTGAGCTACTACCCCTTGTCGTTATGGTCCTGGCAGGACGCGATCAAGGCGGTTTTTCTCGACCGTGTGAACATCATCGCCGAGTACGATCAGGCCGTGTCGTCGCCAAGTTTCTCGATGCGGCTGCCAAGCGTCGTCTGCCTGAAGACCTACATCAAGCCCTCGCGCAACCCCGCCTTCACCCGCTTCAACGTGTTCCTGCGCGACCGTTTCCAGTGCCAGTATTGCGGCACCCGGGAAGAGCTGACCTTCGACCACGTCATCCCGCGCTGCAAGGGCGGCGAGACGACCTGGGACAATGTCGTTGCCGCCTGTTCGCCGTGCAACCTGAAGAAGGGGTCGAAGCTGCCGAGACAGGCTGGCATGATCCCGTTCCAGAAGCCCTACCAGCCGACCGTCCAGGACCTCCACAACAACGGCCGCCTGTTCCCGCCGAACTACCTGCACGAAAGCTGGCTCGATTATCTCTACTGGGACAGCGAACTGGAACCGTAA
- a CDS encoding cation diffusion facilitator family transporter gives MADHHHGSHDHGGHDHSAHAHGAHGHSHAPANFGRAFAIGISLNIVYVVLEAIFGVMSGSLALIADAGHNLSDVFGLLIAWGAMWLAAKPPTSVRTYGFKRAPILASLANAIILLIAVGAISWEAIGRFFQPEPIASVTVIWVAAAGVLVNGFTAWLFASGSKDDLNIRGAFLHMAIDALVTIGVIFAALLIMWTGFDWIDPAVSLIISAVILIGTWGLLRDSVMMAIDAVPSGIDITAVRKHLESADGVEEVHDLHIWALSTTETALTAHLVCRNTDPKHLLASLPEELKHDFGIGHTTLQIETAEAAENCHLRPSHVV, from the coding sequence ATGGCCGATCACCACCACGGTTCGCACGACCATGGAGGCCACGACCATAGCGCCCATGCGCACGGCGCGCATGGACATAGCCATGCGCCGGCCAATTTCGGCCGGGCTTTTGCCATCGGCATCAGCCTCAACATCGTCTATGTCGTGCTCGAAGCGATATTCGGGGTCATGAGCGGCTCACTCGCTCTCATCGCCGATGCCGGCCACAATCTCTCCGACGTTTTCGGCCTGCTGATCGCCTGGGGCGCGATGTGGCTTGCGGCCAAGCCGCCAACCAGTGTGCGCACCTATGGCTTCAAGCGGGCGCCGATCCTGGCCTCGCTCGCCAATGCCATCATCCTGCTCATCGCCGTCGGTGCGATCAGCTGGGAGGCGATCGGCCGCTTCTTCCAGCCGGAACCGATCGCCTCTGTCACCGTCATCTGGGTGGCGGCCGCGGGCGTGCTGGTCAACGGTTTCACCGCCTGGCTTTTCGCCTCCGGCAGCAAGGACGACCTCAACATCCGCGGCGCCTTCCTGCACATGGCAATCGACGCCCTGGTGACGATCGGCGTCATCTTCGCAGCGCTGCTCATCATGTGGACAGGCTTCGACTGGATCGACCCCGCCGTCAGCTTGATCATTTCCGCCGTCATCCTGATCGGCACCTGGGGTCTGCTGCGCGATTCGGTGATGATGGCGATCGACGCCGTGCCGAGCGGCATCGACATCACCGCCGTGCGCAAGCATCTGGAAAGTGCCGATGGCGTCGAGGAAGTCCACGACCTGCATATCTGGGCGCTGAGCACCACCGAGACCGCGTTGACCGCCCATCTGGTATGCCGCAACACTGACCCGAAGCATCTGCTGGCCAGCCTGCCCGAAGAGCTGAAGCACGACTTCGGCATCGGCCACACGACATTGCAGATCGAAACGGCCGAAGCTGCCGAGAATTGCCACCTCAGGCCATCGCACGTCGTCTGA
- a CDS encoding disulfide bond formation protein B: MLPHAITRQRLQIGLALTTLGMAVSVGSALGFEHIGGYIPCHLCLLERIPYYTGIPVGVLGLLAVRFGLPRFVGRLALLVIAGLMVWGMVMGIYHSGVEWKWWAGPTDCSGALDSVTNNVNTLLSDLNTVTGPKCDEAALRVLGLSFAGWNVVVSIILAAIALWGFRKN; the protein is encoded by the coding sequence ATGCTGCCTCACGCCATCACCCGCCAACGCCTTCAGATCGGCCTCGCGCTCACCACGCTCGGCATGGCCGTCTCCGTCGGTTCCGCCCTCGGCTTCGAGCATATCGGCGGCTACATCCCGTGCCACCTCTGCCTGCTCGAGCGCATTCCCTATTATACCGGTATCCCCGTCGGCGTGCTCGGGCTTCTGGCCGTACGCTTCGGCCTGCCGCGCTTCGTCGGCCGGCTGGCGCTTCTGGTGATTGCCGGGCTGATGGTCTGGGGCATGGTGATGGGTATCTACCACTCCGGCGTGGAATGGAAATGGTGGGCCGGCCCGACCGATTGTTCGGGCGCGCTCGACAGCGTCACCAACAACGTCAACACGCTGCTTTCCGACCTCAACACGGTGACCGGGCCGAAATGCGATGAGGCCGCGCTGCGTGTCCTCGGCCTCTCCTTTGCCGGCTGGAACGTCGTCGTCAGCATCATCCTCGCCGCAATCGCGCTCTGGGGCTTCCGCAAGAACTGA
- a CDS encoding YqaA family protein: protein MLRRLYEWTLSLAATRNAERVLFGVSFAESSFFPIPPDVLLIPMVIAKPAKWVRIGVICTLASVLGAIAGYFIGMFLFDQVAEPILSFYGKLDSYDKIAAWYNSWGGWGVLFAAITPFPYKVLTIFSGATGLNFGIFLLVSVIGRSFRFFLIAWLLSRYGAPIRDFIEKYLGLLFTLFVVLLGGGFYLVKYVF, encoded by the coding sequence ATGCTGCGCCGCCTCTACGAATGGACCCTCTCCCTCGCCGCGACCCGCAACGCAGAACGCGTGCTCTTCGGCGTTTCCTTCGCCGAAAGCTCGTTCTTTCCGATCCCGCCCGACGTGCTGCTGATCCCGATGGTGATCGCCAAGCCCGCAAAATGGGTGCGCATCGGCGTCATCTGCACGCTCGCCTCGGTGCTCGGCGCGATCGCCGGCTATTTCATCGGCATGTTCCTGTTCGATCAGGTCGCCGAGCCGATCCTGTCGTTCTACGGCAAGCTCGATTCCTACGACAAGATCGCCGCCTGGTATAACAGCTGGGGCGGCTGGGGTGTGCTGTTTGCCGCAATCACGCCGTTTCCCTACAAGGTGCTGACGATCTTCTCCGGCGCGACCGGGCTGAACTTCGGCATATTCCTGCTCGTCAGCGTCATCGGCCGGTCGTTCCGGTTCTTCCTGATCGCCTGGCTGCTCAGCCGCTACGGCGCGCCGATCCGTGACTTCATCGAGAAATATCTCGGTCTTCTTTTCACCCTGTTCGTCGTGCTTCTGGGCGGCGGATTCTATCTGGTCAAATACGTGTTCTAG
- a CDS encoding tyrosine-type recombinase/integrase → MRTTSKGKNPDRFLTTRQGIYMYVRRVPKLAIDLDPRAPAIRISLGTRDLAMARIKRDAYEEADNALWGAYLGGDDRSNADARYRAAVARARALDFTYRPAADVMASETGDQIMLRLDALSTSPPKSMDATAVLGLEPRPRVRLSEAFELYLTEIAAPEVAGKSATQRRNWTKVRRRAVSNFIAVAGDKYFDEIDRQDALKLYRYWREKIAPADGPAQRSASSGNKDIGCLRNIWRSYQRYQGVSSDNNPFANLSFRDKNSAQRPPFSAEWLERCVLAPGALSGLNEEARHIVQILIETGARPSEICNLVTEQIHLDHEVPHIAIAPRADRADPREIKTTSSIRLVPLTGVALAAMRFHPDGFPRYKNREETLSQTLNKYFRARSLFPTSKHKIYSIRHAFEDRMKEAGLDTELRMMVMGHAIDRPKYGSGGSLEWRRQELERITLSFDESCL, encoded by the coding sequence ATGCGAACCACGTCCAAAGGAAAGAATCCTGACCGCTTTCTGACCACGCGACAAGGTATTTACATGTACGTTCGGCGGGTGCCGAAACTTGCGATAGACCTTGATCCCCGAGCGCCGGCTATTCGAATTTCGCTCGGGACTCGTGATCTTGCGATGGCTCGGATTAAACGTGACGCCTACGAAGAGGCTGACAACGCATTGTGGGGCGCATATTTAGGGGGGGATGATCGCAGTAATGCGGACGCACGCTACCGCGCAGCCGTGGCGCGAGCGCGTGCTCTGGATTTCACCTATCGTCCGGCAGCCGATGTGATGGCAAGTGAGACCGGCGATCAGATCATGTTGCGACTGGATGCATTGTCGACTTCACCGCCAAAGAGCATGGACGCCACGGCGGTTTTGGGGCTTGAACCTCGGCCGCGCGTTCGATTGTCCGAAGCCTTCGAGCTATATCTGACAGAAATTGCCGCACCGGAAGTTGCAGGCAAGAGCGCTACACAGAGGCGCAACTGGACTAAGGTGCGGCGCCGGGCTGTTTCAAATTTCATTGCGGTTGCCGGAGATAAGTATTTCGATGAAATCGATCGCCAGGATGCTCTGAAACTCTACCGATACTGGCGGGAGAAGATTGCACCGGCTGACGGCCCCGCCCAAAGAAGCGCTTCGTCCGGCAATAAGGATATCGGCTGCCTTCGCAACATCTGGCGATCCTATCAACGCTATCAGGGTGTATCGTCGGACAATAATCCGTTTGCTAACCTATCATTCCGCGACAAGAACAGCGCCCAGCGGCCTCCATTCTCTGCTGAATGGCTTGAGAGGTGTGTATTGGCACCGGGCGCGCTATCAGGCTTGAACGAAGAAGCACGTCATATCGTACAGATTCTGATCGAAACGGGCGCTAGGCCGTCTGAGATCTGTAATCTGGTGACTGAACAGATTCACCTTGATCACGAAGTTCCCCACATAGCGATAGCGCCCCGGGCTGATCGGGCCGATCCGCGAGAAATCAAAACGACCTCGTCGATCCGGCTTGTGCCGCTTACGGGTGTCGCACTGGCAGCCATGCGATTTCATCCGGACGGCTTTCCCAGGTACAAGAACCGCGAGGAAACACTCTCCCAGACGCTGAACAAGTATTTTCGAGCCCGTTCCCTGTTTCCGACATCAAAGCACAAGATCTATTCAATCCGCCATGCGTTTGAGGATCGTATGAAGGAAGCGGGGCTGGATACAGAGCTGCGTATGATGGTCATGGGGCATGCGATTGACAGGCCGAAGTATGGTTCTGGTGGGTCGCTGGAATGGAGGCGTCAGGAGCTTGAGAGGATCACGCTCAGCTTCGATGAAAGCTGTCTCTGA
- a CDS encoding XRE family transcriptional regulator, translated as MANRVRELRKSKSVTLEELSERTGISHTHLSRMESGKRGLTLENVIKIARGLEVEPIELTDEFDHEALSLAGDMPSLLKPARKTGDVENLNIVSGAGGGGLLSVEYTDDGELLDPSMSDGFWSFPETIKAGWPNLNRIKAVPVIGDSMEPTVKKGSTVFVDTDHVFPSPEDIYACDYGDGLVIKRLKLVPRTDDILVISDNKERYGEPDRLSRRDVRVYGRIVAWFQWRG; from the coding sequence ATGGCAAACAGAGTTCGCGAACTCCGCAAATCCAAATCTGTAACTTTAGAGGAGCTGTCCGAACGGACAGGTATCTCCCATACCCATCTTTCGCGCATGGAAAGCGGAAAGCGTGGACTTACACTCGAAAATGTAATCAAGATCGCGAGAGGTCTTGAGGTCGAACCAATCGAACTGACAGACGAGTTTGATCATGAAGCCCTGTCTCTCGCTGGCGATATGCCGTCTCTTCTAAAGCCCGCCCGAAAGACGGGAGATGTTGAAAATCTCAACATCGTGTCAGGAGCCGGCGGAGGTGGTCTTTTGAGCGTCGAATACACCGATGACGGGGAATTGCTCGACCCGTCAATGTCTGATGGCTTCTGGTCATTTCCTGAAACAATTAAGGCTGGATGGCCCAACCTCAACCGTATCAAGGCGGTGCCCGTAATCGGTGACAGCATGGAGCCCACTGTTAAAAAAGGCTCCACCGTCTTTGTCGATACAGATCATGTTTTTCCGAGTCCGGAAGACATATATGCCTGCGATTACGGGGATGGTCTCGTTATCAAGCGCTTGAAGCTTGTTCCTAGAACTGACGACATACTTGTCATCTCGGATAACAAGGAGCGGTATGGCGAACCCGACCGCCTCTCTCGCCGGGATGTTCGCGTTTATGGGCGCATTGTGGCCTGGTTCCAATGGCGCGGATAA